One segment of Mariprofundus sp. NF DNA contains the following:
- a CDS encoding metallophosphoesterase, whose translation MSLLLHISDAHLYDDPAGELKGVRPIESYAEVLEAAHRHYPDPDVVVLGGDMAQDEAAATYAKVAAMLPWCAPVMISPGNHANLGALRGSLIPALKSCSSYSDHLDLGLWQVITLNSHRTGTISGFLAVDELERLRTILEVTSEKYTLIALHHHAYAIGSRWLDDISLENSEVLWDLIADYPQVKVLLCGHIHQAFDTFHEGVRVLGSPSTCIQFRPRSDNFGMDDKSPGYRWIKLLDSGQIQTAVERITGFIPPDLNNNDPY comes from the coding sequence ATGAGCCTGCTGCTGCATATCTCCGATGCGCATCTCTATGATGATCCGGCCGGTGAACTCAAAGGTGTGCGCCCGATTGAGAGTTATGCTGAAGTGCTGGAGGCGGCACACCGCCATTACCCTGATCCCGATGTCGTGGTTCTTGGTGGTGACATGGCGCAGGATGAGGCTGCAGCAACCTACGCCAAGGTGGCGGCGATGTTGCCGTGGTGTGCGCCGGTGATGATCTCGCCGGGCAACCATGCCAATCTTGGTGCCCTTAGAGGCTCCCTGATTCCGGCACTCAAATCCTGTTCATCCTACAGTGATCATCTTGATCTTGGCCTCTGGCAGGTGATTACGCTTAATTCACACCGAACAGGCACGATTTCAGGTTTCCTTGCCGTTGATGAGTTGGAACGTCTGAGAACCATTCTTGAAGTCACATCTGAAAAATACACATTGATCGCGCTGCATCACCATGCCTATGCTATAGGCAGTCGCTGGCTGGATGATATCAGCCTTGAAAATAGTGAAGTGCTCTGGGATCTGATTGCCGACTATCCGCAGGTGAAGGTGCTGCTTTGCGGCCATATTCATCAGGCCTTTGACACCTTCCACGAGGGTGTGCGCGTGCTTGGTTCACCCTCCACATGCATCCAGTTCCGCCCCAGAAGTGACAATTTCGGCATGGATGACAAATCCCCCGGTTACCGCTGGATCAAGTTGCTGGAC